A segment of the Arachis hypogaea cultivar Tifrunner chromosome 5, arahy.Tifrunner.gnm2.J5K5, whole genome shotgun sequence genome:
TGGTCGCAAAGTACATTTCATTCATTACATTCTTCCTCtacattctttttcttctacttttcgtTGTTCTCTTACTGCAAGATCTTAAGAAGAAAATTGTCATATGAGGTTGTAGGTTACTACAAGAAAACATTGTTCTTACGGTTACATAGCTTAAAAGCTCCCAAAAGAGTTTTGATTTCAATGCTTAAACTACTTTAACTGTAGTAGGCAGATAGAATTTCTCTTCCTCTTTTGAATATTATCCGAATCTGGAAAGTGGAAGCTTGGTTCTTTTACTTGTCATAAGAAACATATCAGAGGCTCTGGCTAgttctttctttttgctgcttttcaAAGATTCTATCTCTGAATGTGCAAAGCAGGACAAGATGGAAAGTAGAGGGAGCAAAGCAATGCCTGCACAGAAAAATGGGCGTCGATCGAATCGAGAAAGGAAAATGGCTTTGATACAAGATGTATGTGATAATTTATTAGTGAAATAAATTTTGAGTACATTCAGTAAATTAATGTTTTCAAACTTGACAGGTTGATAAGTTGAAGAGAAAGCTGAGACATGAAGAGAATGTGCATAGAGCATTAGAAAGAGCTTTCACAAGACCTTTGGGATCTCTTCCACGCCTTCCTCCTTATCTCCCTCCATATGTTAGTCCATTCattccttcatcttttccttactAGAACACAAATTTGAGCAATGTAATATGGTTTCTTACATACATAGATTGTTTGTAGTGTTGCATTGAAAATGAATTACAAGTAATGTTTTGTCCTTTTGTTTATAGACATTGGAGCTTGTGGCTGAGGTAGCAGTATTAGAAGAGGAGGTGGTTCGATTAGAAGAACAAGTTGTGAGTTTCAGACAAGGTTTATATCAGGAAGCTGTTTACAGTTCCTCTAAGAGGAATCCTGAAAATTCCAGTGACGAAATTGATAACAATTCCAAACATCAAAGGTCAAAATCTTTGTCCCAATGTGAGCTTAATTCATCAGCTAGTCCCAATGGAAAACCATTTCATATGAAACAAGATTCGTTATCATCCGTCTCGGAGGAGGGAAGAGGAAAGGAGAATAAGTTGTTTCATAGCCTTGTGAAGAACAAGCAATCTCCAGAAAAGAAGGCTGCTAAAGTGATTACTCCAGTAAGGAAATCTCCAATGAAACAGCAATCATCTGAGAAATGTGTGGATCACTTAAAGTTGCAGGTactaaatagtatttttgttcaATTGTTATCTGGATAACTGAATGAGTATTATGAGAGATGATTGTTCAATGATTTCCGGGTGTTTAGTTAGAGTGGAGATTAGTAGATCAAGAAAGAGCACAGAGTTCCTCAAGTTGGTCGGACGATAAGGCACCGGAAGTTGATAGCACACCCAACAGAGTTTCAGAGGATCTCGTCAAGTGTTTGTGTAGCATATTTTTGAGAATTGGCAGGGAAAAGGAACAGTTGAATGATCCTTATGGTATCTGTTCAGATTCCAAAACAAGAAGAGATGTTGGTGCATACAATAATCTGTGTGAGATTAAAGCCTCCAATGTTGATCTCAACCGAACAACAAATGCAGTGTTTCTGATCCACAGATTAAAGTAATTTATATAAAGGGTTACTACTTACTAGCTCTTCTTGGTTGTTATGTTCTTCTAATCTAATAAACTTGTTCAGGTTTCTACTTGGGAAGCTTGCTTCTGTGAAATTGAAGGGTCTTACTCATCAAGAGAAGCTTGCATTCTGGATAAACACATATAATTCCTGCATGCTGAATGTAAGATATATAATTTGATATCATTAATATCTTAGCCTATGTAACATGTTGAAGATAATCAGCATAATGTTTTTTggcttgaatgttgtgtaggcaTATTTAGAGCATGGCATTCCTGAAAGCCCTGAAATGGTTGTAGCACTAATGCAGAAGGTACAGACAGTGATCTATCAAATATTCCCTACATTTACTTTTCCAACAGTATTCTATAGCATATTAGACTAAAGCATTGGTTTGATGAAATTAACTAAGATTATAAAATGGTTATTATGTTAGGCAAGAATAATAGTTGGGGGCCAATTGTTCAATGCAATCACAATAGAGCACTTCATCTTGAGACTACCTTATCACCTCAAATTTGTAAGTATAGTTTTTGGTTTCTTTTTCCTATGCTATGTTGTTGGTGATGCTTTTGTAGATTACAATGCATGATGACTTGAATTCTGATATTTGGTAAATGCGACAGACGTGCCCAAAAGCTGCAAGGAATGATGAGATGCAAGCACGAAGCATATTTGGGTTGGAATGGTCTGAGCCATTAGTTACCTTTGCACTTTCCTGTGGAAGCTGGTCTTCCCCTGCGGTATGTTTCTCTCAGCTTACAACACAATCCTGTTATGACTTTATGCATCTTCTTTCATTATTGGATCATGTTGTAAAAACACGTCATAGACACACAAAATATGTAttgattaatttattttcaatatgtattttatattttaatatatattttatatacgaTAATGGCTCTTTTTTTTTGTACATGGAAATAAAAGTAGTGAtatatcttaatattttaatttttggtattttttaaaagcGTGAAAGATATACAAATCGAAGGGTCCGATttctatatttcaaattttttaatttttttttaacagaaaTCCCTCGGTCCGGTCCGATTTTTGTTTATCTAATTAAACGATTCCACATTTGAGAATAACATCCCATCAATCAACCCACATTTTGAAAAAATACCGTTGCTACTCCaatatcaacaaaaaaaaaaagttcacaCTAGgattgttaaaagaaaaaatcttttatttccttttaaagCAATGGCCGGCTGACTTACTCTTAGCATGTGATCAACTAGTCTGACAAGATATGACCTTCAGACCAAAGATGTCACGTGTGGGGCAAACACTTTTCCTTTTGAATATATTTGCTTGGCTGGGTGAATTGATTGAACAAAATGTATGTTATTTTGATGTGAAGGTGAGGGTGTACACAGCATCAGAGATAGAAAATGAGTTAGAAGCAGCAAAGAGGGATTATTTGCAGGCGTCAGTTGGGATTACCAAGACAAAGAAGCTAATGATACCAAAGTTACTGGACTGGTATTTACTTGACTTTGCAAAGGACATGACGTCATTGGTGGATTGGGTGTGCCTCCAACTACCCTTTGAACTCAGAAAGGAAGCAATTGAATGCCTTGGCGGAAGGGGAACACATTCGGTGCAAGTCATGCCCTATGACTTCCGTTTCAGGTTGCTTTTACACCATTAACACTTGTTCACTCTTCCAACATTTCTGGATTTTTGTACATTGGATAGTTCACATAGAAAGTACAGATTCAAAAGCAtgtaacctttttattttttatttatttagtaaaggGTTTTTGGCCTTTAGGATGTTGCAGTTGGGATTAGTTGTAATGCTTTTATAGGCAGTTCGAGTAATAAGCGTAAGTGTGGTTAAACGTTAAGGGTGTATGAGCTTGCATCACTCTAGTTATTAATCTAATAAAACATTTGTGTAGGTAGGCAAGTGCCACCTTCTGTTTGCTTTTCAACTACCGTTCTCATCCCGTTTACATTTTTAAGAGCTGTGGTATTTCATTATGCGTTTTAAGGAGTCTAAAAGCAAAATAGACGTACCAATTTAATAGTTAACTCACTGATTCACTTGAATAAATGTAAATAGTGCAACATTTTACATACAGACCGATAGACGAAGGCAACCACAGATGGGAACGGTCAACCACGCACCGTCAATCCAAGACCCTTTTCAACGATATCGCTAAAAAGAGTTGTTCTTTAAGCGACACTTCATTAAAAGAAGAATTAAATTCTGCACAAAAGAATGAAAGATGATGTCTTGTTTACCCGAATGAATATATTACTGATAAAATCGCGCTCAATAACACTTTCTATCTCAAGGAAGAATGAATGTTAGAATTACTGGAGACAACTCTCCATAATTACAGAAAATGCGTAATCAATCACACATCATGATTCGCAAAattgaaagggaaaaaaaaagtttaaaccaAAAGAAAAGGCGGCAGGAGCCGAAACCACAACTAATCACACAACTAAAGAAGTATACAAAATGGAAGAACTGTGGTTTTCCCAGATTACGAGCTTTTTCCAACCAGTTTTGCTTCTCTTTACAACAGCTTTCAGCTTTACTAGTGATACATGTTTACAGAATTATAATCACACGTCTTAGTTAACCAAATGGCGAAGGAACTGGTCCTGCAGTTGCATCCGATCTTTTGATGCTTCCCATTCCACAGATGATGCATCCAGGGGCAGTCACGGCTGAAAATTTGGCTCCACATAAATCACATACATCATATCCAATGGTCGACAACCTGCTTAGAGTAGCAGAACAGAATTGCGAAGGGTCTTCCAATGGATCAATGGACTTGTTGGTCAAGCCCCTCTGAACACACAAGTCGATCAGGCTCCTAAATTCATCCTGTTTGCTTGGAGGTGCTTTAGAGAACAGCAGTTCGAGCATTTGCTTGGAATATGCATAATTCTGCACCTCCATGTTTCGTTTGATGGCAGTTCGAATGCAATTTATTCTGTGCTTAGCCAGAAGAGGTAATGAGCCCAGATGGCGGGAAAGTCTTGCCATCTCATCTTTTGCACTGATTGCACTAGGACCATGGACCCTTTGCAGACGTCCAATTTCCTGCATTCATGAAGAAAGCTATTTGAAGTGGACAAATAAATGATTGTTAAGGTAGGAGGTAAACTGCTCCCATTGCTTTCTTAATTAAACAACAAGCATCAACGTCAAGGAAAACTACCACGATGGTAATGATGTCTTATGGAAACAGTTCATTTATCTAATTTGTTATTTTGGTCAAAATGCATTCATTCTATCTATGTTTCTATGATTTGAGGCATGATGACAGTACCTGAAGAAGAGTGACAGCTATCTTGTATTGAGCACAGATTGTTGCCTGAGCTTTTATATCACTTCCACGGGATTGTTCCTTAGCCAGTGCAAGAAAAGCCTCATCAAAGCAAGACAACGCATCCGAGAGATGATTTAGCTCAAGGTGAGCCAGTCCAGTCTTGAAGCATACTGAAGCAGCAGCCCCTCGGGGAACCTGACACGGGAGTCATGAGATTGGAAACAAATAATGGAAAACCGTACTTGCTGAAAAATAGGAAACTGGAACTAAAATGGTTTTTACTCTAGTTAAAAGTGTTGGTCATTCAACATCTATATGGATGGCTATCATGTATATATTTATACCTGTCCAGGTCGTACAGTAGAAGGTGGAGAACTAGCTTGAGAAGGCTTTCCTGAATCAGCAGAATTTGGTACTCCAAGTACACTAAGATCAAGAGGTTGGGTGGAAATTGATGTCTGTGGCTGCAATTGGGGCATAACTGCAGCCTGAGTTGAGGGTTGTGGTGGGACACCACCATCCGGAAGTCCTATAGATTCAATTGGAACAACAGGTTGTTGACCAGCTTGAGGGGGAACAGCACCTTGACGGCTGAAATCAGCTCCAGAAGCATTAACCTGGCTAGGAGTCCTGCTGCTGTCATTCCCTTGGATAAATTTGGAGAGATATGTCCCAACAGGAGCCAATGTTGCAGCAACCTGCAGGGAATCCCTGGTATTCTGAAAGAAGTCCTCTGGAATAGGTCCTGCCTTAAGTCCTCCACCTACGGCCCCCGTAGTTGGCTGTGAAATTGGTTCTGGCCGAGTCAATGCATCGGTACCAAACAGGTCACCAGCAGCTGAAACAGAAGCAGCCGTTCCGGCTGGTGCAACCATGCCGGCAGGAGCTTGTAGGGAGGAAATCTGGCCAAACTCCTGGCTCCCACCACTTAATGATGCCCTGCTCCTTGACGGAGCTAACCCGTCACCAAGTTTAAATTTACTAGTGGCTTCTTTAAGCTTATTGACATCCACTGTAGATGAGGAAATGGGTTTGTCTCGGATTCTAACACGTATTTTTCTGGTTTTTGATGCTCCTTCTTCGTCACTGCTGCTACCATCAGCAGCAGCTCCATACATGGATTTCTTAAATTCTTCTTCTGCTTTAGCCTGTTCAGCAGAGGAACTGGCAATCTGTTTATTAAGGGTTTCCAGACCCATTAATGAATCACCTTTGGAATTTTCAACCCCCTTCAATTGGTTAGTCATGGATTCAATGGAGGATGCAAGACCATTTGCTTTAACATCATTACCTGCTGGGATGAAGGATTTAACCAAGCTATCTTCCCTTACCTCTACAATGTTTCCTCTTCCTTTAATTGAGCCTAAATACACTCCAATATGATCTACAATAATAGATGGAATTGTACCATCATCAGTCTTCATATATGGTGTTACCTCAGCAGCAAGCTCCCACTGAGGTATATCCTTTGCAGTAGTAGGGGTTTTAATTTCCCAGTTTCCACCACCCCATTCAGGTCCTTTAGGAACCATACTTTCTGCGGCGAAGTTAGCAAATATGCCTTGTGTCCATCCAGTAGATCGAACTCGTAAAATCCTCTCACAATATCGCCTCAATTCTGAATCAAGATCTTCTTCTTCCAACTTCTGAGCAAGGCGCCTCATGGCACTTGGATTCAGGTGGCATATAAACAGATCAAGCATACTTTCGTAATCAGCTATGACTTCAAAGGTTTCTTTTGCTCTATCAAACTGACCAAACCTGCAAGAGATCTCAAATTACAAAAGTGTGGGCAAAAATTTCTATATCACACTACCATGTAATTAAAGTACCATCAATAGTATGGGCACTGCTAGAATATTAGGGTTAATGTCTTATTGTTTGTGGGCTCCAGCTTGAATAAGTAGTTCTTGACATATGAAtcctttattttaaattatcatattGGTTATATGAGGTCTAGCATAATTAAATAAtgataaaatttgttaaaatctATCTATCATTGGCTTTTGGCTCGTAGTAACATGATAATGAGTTAATCAACCTATATGTTAGGCAGCTCTAGTTCATTCACACTCTTGCTATATTAAttcacacaagaataaaaaacaattatgaaaatataattattgagGAGATGCAATATATACTTTTATGCATCAGCAATTAACTATTGACTGGGACAATGAAGTAGAACCAAACACAAGCAATATTGAAAGAAAAGTAATAGCTAATGGAGCATACTTTCAGTGGTTATTAGTTTGAAGAGGTATAAAGAGACTATCATATGTACAATAAAATTTGCTAGTCAACCTACCTGATACATGCGTAACCCAACTGCCTGAACCGATGAAATAAATGCGATGTAGGAGGACATCGTGGATAATCTCTCGAACGCAGAAATTCATCTTTCAAAACAGATAAAGCAGTGGAAAACTTTAGAGCTTTCACAGCATAGACACCTCGCATCACCTAAGGTCGCACCTCAACAAGATTAGATAGGCCATAACTAAAATGGCAGGACAGAAGAATTTCATCATTACCTGGGTGAACTGTGGACCTGATTGGGATAATGACACTGCCAAATCTCCACAAACTGGAGAACCTCTGGAAAGGATGTCGAGAGACCTTGGTGTTATGCGCAGGCTGTCAAACCTTCATACATATAATAATTTACAGTATTAGCCATTACCAACTTTCATGATAAAGAAATGTAAAAACACAACTTTATGTCTAAAACTTTATGAGATATAGAAAGAAGCTAGATTTTTCCTAAGGATGTCCTAATACATATGTGGTAGAGAAGGAAACCTTGACGTTATTTGGTATAGTATTTCTGACAAGTCAAGTTTCTGCTCAAAAGTTTGCTGCATTGTAGCAAATCCGATGAGAAGAGGCTCAAGAAGACCAACAAGACAGCTTTTAATCTCAACCCCCTTCTTCTGTCTGGGATTTATTTCTGTGGGGCTAGCAAGCAACAATCGATCATTCAATGCACCAACCAAGACTGtgagaaatcaaaagaaaaaaaaatcattagtACAATACCCTACAATATTTTGACAGAATAAAACATCCAAAGCAGATGGCTAAGCTACAATGACATCCCAGCATGCAGTAACAGTTACCTGCATAAGGCATACTAATTGAGAGGATAGTCCTAGCTTTCCCATCCCAACCAAGTATACTGATAGCAGTGGCAGTAGAAAAAAGAAGGGCAGGTCCAACCCATAAGAGTGATCTAAAGTGGGCAACAGTTAAGGCTTTAAAAGCAAGGTAATCCACATGACAAGTACAATTTAAGGTCTGCTCAGCCAAGTAGGAAGAAAGTGGAAAGGTATAAATAAAGAACACAGTGAAAATTATCTTCAACAGAATTCCTGGCTTTGAGTGCAAGTGAGTACAGTTTATTTTCCACTTTCTCATTCATGTTATCTGGGCTAATTTAAATGTGAATAAATGGTTAGTTTTAAACTTtataaaagaaagtaagaaacaaATTATAAGGATATTGAAGGAAGTCCCTTGTCAAAATTTGTAGAAGTGCCTGCAAGTATATCGAGAGCTGCTGAAACTATAAGAACTCTATGTGTTGTTAAAATTCCTGCAACATGTCCCCTAAGAGTCTCTTGCCAGTGCACCTgtcaaatttgaacaaaaatgATCTGTTACCAATCAGAACCATAATCAGGGCCCTttaataacacttttttttatatgtattttcgaAAACAAATAATACTAGAACTGAGGACTTTTATGAAGGAAGGCAAGGATTAAAAAGTTGCATTCTCATTGTGAGTGATACAAaagaactttatttttttttatgcaaattacAAAAAGGTTTTCACTGTTATAACAACAGAGCACGCTCTAAGTTTGTAGTTCCTAATTAAATAAGCATGGTTTTGAACAGTACCTGCAGTACAATCTCATGTCTTCTCAATTTGATTGACTTTTTGCCCTCACCCTTGGTTGATATATAGTGACCATCAGAAGTTGAATTTGAAGTTGAAAGGCGGTATCCTTGTATGAGCTTTACTAATCCAATCTGGTTCCCATGAGTAGCAAACATTAAAGTTGAATCTACAACCAAAAGGACAATTTTCAGTATTTTATAACTAACAATAAACTACTGCTAAGCGCATAATGAATGTGTTTATGGGTATAAAGGGATCTATTGACCCCATATTAAGACACAGTTATGGTTAATGATTTTTGtctagataataatttaataaattcaaCTGCCAAAATATGATTAAATATTATtaggacaaaatataattattttaacacTAAATACATTTACTTTTATAGAAAAAGAAATTTGATTAAGATAAGAATGAACAGAAGAGGATGAGACAGACAGTAAACGTTCAAGACCTAACAAACAAGAACATGTGACACACCAATATCCATTTAGGTTTCAGCTAAGAGAACACCCTTAATCGGACCTTTTGTTGAGCCCCAAATGGGGGACAAAAAGGTGATCTTGTAGCagataaaatcaaatagtttAAAAGGAATTATTAAAATAATGGATTTTGTGAAATTTTAGTCCAATTAAGGAGTTTGTGAAAATTCATATCCTAAATGGTAATTCATTTGTGTAAAATGTTTATTAATATCATTGTCAATAGATCCCATGCATACAAACAGTGTACTCAAGTACCTAATGGAGTAGAAAAGATCCGATCAACTTCAGTCTCAAACAGAAATGGCGTAGGACCACGAATTGAGCCAACATTAGTTTCTGCAGGTTGGTCTTCCTGGAAAGCTTTTTCAATTTCCTTAGGATCCTGCGAGGCCCCTCCTGGTAGAAGATACAATGCCAACCCTGTCTTGTCATCATCGAGAATGGCAAATTGGTTTTCATTGGGACCAATAAATGCTGCATCTCGACCTACAAGACAATCAAATTATTATGTCACATAAAGCATGACCAGCAATAGAAAAGAAATACATCCCACATGTGGAAGTACCTTTCACTGTGCTGCTTTTACTATTTGCTGTCTCTGCCACAGTATTTTCCCAGTACAGCACAACTTCATTTGTAGCACCACTAAATTCGTAAACTATAAGAAACAGGCGTTGCTTTTTACTGTAAACCAAGTATTTTGCATAATACTCCACGTTCCCAGGAATCTATACAAGGGGATAAGCATTAGAAGGTTGAATACAGGATTCCTTCTCACTTACAACACACACAGGAATGATAGTATCTACACAAATCTATACAACTTACAGGGACAAGATACATGTTAAATATACTATACTCTCCACTTACCGAATTATAGAGCTTCCTGTAGATACTCTCAGATCCAGATGAGAGATTATGTGCCACAAGATTTGGTCCATCCACAAAGAAAGCCCTGACAGGATAATGAAGAACTCGGTTTGCTTTGCTAAAGAAATTTAGCTCCAAATGAAATGGCTGGCAGTGCATAAATTGTATCAGTAGAATGAACCCAAAAGAAGTAAGGAAAAGCAATCAAGTACCAGAATCAGATCGCCAAAGGGATCATACCTGGACAACTGGAATGTCCTTCAGGTGATGCTTGGTATCTAAAACAGTGATCAAGGGCAAGCGAGATATTGGAGTACTTTTTGCATGGCCTTCCATGAAATGCTACAAGGACAAGGTGGAGTAAGGGAACATATACAACAGCATCCACCAAATTTCATGATCAGAATTCAGGTAAGCAATTGAATCCTTCTGACTTAAGGCTTAtaagaaagacaaaaaaatatgaaagtaaCATACACTGTAAAGAAAAGCTTTCCTTGCAATGTCTGATATCGTAAGATGACCATGGCTGGAAGGAGTGAGATTGTCAATGACGGCATAAGATAATTACATGTCACATGCTTCATGTACTATATAATGGCAGGAGAAAATAATCAATATTGAGTTGCAAAAGTATTTGTAATGGTTTCAAAACTCGAACTAGTTAGTTAGGACTCAATCCCATTGGAAGCAGCATGATATGCATAGTGACATACTAATATTACCAAATTGTCACAACAAAATCTAACAAGCAGGAACAGATACCAAGTACAATTTCAGATATATGCTATTCAGTATATACCCAATCAACCTTCATGACCATAAATCAAAGCAAAAACATTGGGGGCATTCGAGTGAAATCATATAATTAACCGAATGAATTCAAGCCCCATTTTTCTATATAGTTCAGGTGGCTTATTTTCATCTACCTAATTTCAAATGCCAACTCACCCTTTCAGATGATGTTCTTGTAGTTGAGCTTGAAGCTGATGATCAGCTAAAACTCCAGAGGATCCCAAGGCTGCCAATTTTTCCTTTAACACAGATGCTGCATAGCAATTCTACTATTAACATATGTGGAAAGGAATAGACGGAGAAAAGGCAAATATTCAATAAACATGACATGCATGGTTCTAATAGAAGCAAAAGAGAACACACAGCATGCAACAATAACTTCATAAAATAAGTACAAATATGTGCATCACAAATGAGTATATATACACATAGATACAAACATATATgatagaaatttaaatgactaa
Coding sequences within it:
- the LOC112800600 gene encoding uncharacterized protein, encoding MEWTTLQHLDLRHVGRGVRPLQPHAATFHPYQALVAVAIGTYIVEFDALTGSKISALDIGAPVVRMSYSPTSGHTVIAILQDCTLRTCDFDLEQTFVLHSPEKKTDQISSDTEVHMALTPLQPVVFFGFHKRMSVTVVGTVEGGKAPTKIKTDLKKPIVNIACHPRLPVLYVAYAEGLIRAYNIHTYAVHYTLQLDNTIKLNGAGAFAFHPTLEWIFVGDRRGTLLAWDVSTERPSLIGITQVSSQPITSVAWLALLRLLVTVTRDGNLQVWKTRVIVNPNRPPVQANFFETAAIESLDIPRILSQQGGEAVYPLPRIKTLEFHPKSNLAALVFANVPSGDPSKSKATSSREGRKQLFAVLQSARGSSASVLKEKLAALGSSGVLADHQLQAQLQEHHLKGHGHLTISDIARKAFLYSHFMEGHAKSTPISRLPLITVLDTKHHLKDIPVVQPFHLELNFFSKANRVLHYPVRAFFVDGPNLVAHNLSSGSESIYRKLYNSIPGNVEYYAKYLVYSKKQRLFLIVYEFSGATNEVVLYWENTVAETANSKSSTVKGRDAAFIGPNENQFAILDDDKTGLALYLLPGGASQDPKEIEKAFQEDQPAETNVGSIRGPTPFLFETEVDRIFSTPLDSTLMFATHGNQIGLVKLIQGYRLSTSNSTSDGHYISTKGEGKKSIKLRRHEIVLQVHWQETLRGHVAGILTTHRVLIVSAALDILAGTSTNFDKGLPSFRSLLWVGPALLFSTATAISILGWDGKARTILSISMPYAVLVGALNDRLLLASPTEINPRQKKGVEIKSCLVGLLEPLLIGFATMQQTFEQKLDLSEILYQITSRFDSLRITPRSLDILSRGSPVCGDLAVSLSQSGPQFTQVMRGVYAVKALKFSTALSVLKDEFLRSRDYPRCPPTSHLFHRFRQLGYACIRFGQFDRAKETFEVIADYESMLDLFICHLNPSAMRRLAQKLEEEDLDSELRRYCERILRVRSTGWTQGIFANFAAESMVPKGPEWGGGNWEIKTPTTAKDIPQWELAAEVTPYMKTDDGTIPSIIVDHIGVYLGSIKGRGNIVEVREDSLVKSFIPAGNDVKANGLASSIESMTNQLKGVENSKGDSLMGLETLNKQIASSSAEQAKAEEEFKKSMYGAAADGSSSDEEGASKTRKIRVRIRDKPISSSTVDVNKLKEATSKFKLGDGLAPSRSRASLSGGSQEFGQISSLQAPAGMVAPAGTAASVSAAGDLFGTDALTRPEPISQPTTGAVGGGLKAGPIPEDFFQNTRDSLQVAATLAPVGTYLSKFIQGNDSSRTPSQVNASGADFSRQGAVPPQAGQQPVVPIESIGLPDGGVPPQPSTQAAVMPQLQPQTSISTQPLDLSVLGVPNSADSGKPSQASSPPSTVRPGQVPRGAAASVCFKTGLAHLELNHLSDALSCFDEAFLALAKEQSRGSDIKAQATICAQYKIAVTLLQEIGRLQRVHGPSAISAKDEMARLSRHLGSLPLLAKHRINCIRTAIKRNMEVQNYAYSKQMLELLFSKAPPSKQDEFRSLIDLCVQRGLTNKSIDPLEDPSQFCSATLSRLSTIGYDVCDLCGAKFSAVTAPGCIICGMGSIKRSDATAGPVPSPFG
- the LOC112800601 gene encoding uncharacterized protein translates to MNNNRARTTLQAMKASFNDGRKDKMESRGSKAMPAQKNGRRSNRERKMALIQDVDKLKRKLRHEENVHRALERAFTRPLGSLPRLPPYLPPYTLELVAEVAVLEEEVVRLEEQVVSFRQGLYQEAVYSSSKRNPENSSDEIDNNSKHQRSKSLSQCELNSSASPNGKPFHMKQDSLSSVSEEGRGKENKLFHSLVKNKQSPEKKAAKVITPVRKSPMKQQSSEKCVDHLKLQLEWRLVDQERAQSSSSWSDDKAPEVDSTPNRVSEDLVKCLCSIFLRIGREKEQLNDPYGICSDSKTRRDVGAYNNLCEIKASNVDLNRTTNAVFLIHRLKFLLGKLASVKLKGLTHQEKLAFWINTYNSCMLNAYLEHGIPESPEMVVALMQKARIIVGGQLFNAITIEHFILRLPYHLKFTCPKAARNDEMQARSIFGLEWSEPLVTFALSCGSWSSPAVRVYTASEIENELEAAKRDYLQASVGITKTKKLMIPKLLDWYLLDFAKDMTSLVDWVCLQLPFELRKEAIECLGGRGTHSVQVMPYDFRFRLLLHH